Proteins from a genomic interval of Cupriavidus sp. WKF15:
- a CDS encoding MIP/aquaporin family protein, with protein MTDLRTRLLAEGLGTASLLAIVIGSGIMGERLAGGNVAVALLANTAATVGGLYVLIEVFGPLSGAHFNPAVSLAMALRGELPGAALAPYIAVQLAGAVLGAWLTHAMFDLPLLQFSAKVRSGSGQWIAETVATGGLLLVILRTPSGRASATVAAYIGAAYWFTASTSFANPAAAFGRMFSNSFAGIAPSSVPGFIISQLVGAMIGLALNRALEQRATRFDRPTSTEPSGKH; from the coding sequence CTTCGGACCCGGCTTCTCGCAGAAGGACTGGGAACAGCGTCGCTGCTTGCCATCGTCATAGGCTCCGGCATCATGGGCGAGAGGTTGGCGGGCGGGAACGTCGCGGTGGCGCTGCTGGCCAACACCGCAGCGACTGTAGGCGGCTTGTACGTTCTGATTGAAGTCTTCGGGCCGCTGAGTGGCGCGCATTTCAATCCTGCGGTCAGCTTGGCGATGGCGTTGCGGGGCGAACTACCGGGCGCGGCGCTGGCCCCGTACATCGCGGTACAGTTGGCAGGCGCAGTGCTGGGCGCCTGGCTGACGCACGCCATGTTCGACTTGCCGCTACTCCAGTTCTCTGCGAAGGTGCGCAGCGGCTCGGGGCAGTGGATTGCCGAGACTGTAGCCACCGGGGGACTGCTACTGGTGATTCTGCGAACGCCGAGCGGGCGGGCATCTGCCACAGTCGCCGCTTACATCGGCGCGGCGTACTGGTTCACTGCGTCCACATCGTTTGCCAATCCTGCGGCAGCGTTCGGGCGAATGTTCAGCAATAGCTTTGCCGGCATCGCGCCGAGTAGCGTGCCTGGATTCATCATTTCCCAGCTTGTCGGGGCAATGATCGGACTGGCGCTGAATCGCGCGCTTGAACAGCGCGCGACACGATTCGATCGGCCAACTTCAACCGAGCCTTCAGGGAAGCACTAG
- a CDS encoding p-hydroxycinnamoyl CoA hydratase/lyase, translating into MADYEGRWKAVKVSVEAGIAWVTFNRPEKRNAMNPTLNAEMVQVLEELELDADAKVLVLTGAGDAWTAGMDLKEYFREVDAGPEILQEKIRRDASQWQWRLLRMYSKPTIAMVNGWCFGGGFSPLVACDLAIAADEATFGLSEINWGIPPGNLVSKAMADTVGHRKALHYIMTGDTFTGSEAAAMGLVNESVPRAQLREHTIALAGKLLEKNPVVLRAAKIGFKRSRELTWEQNEDYLYAKLDQAQLRDPEHGREQGLKQFLDDKSIKPGLQAYKRA; encoded by the coding sequence ATGGCTGATTACGAAGGGCGCTGGAAGGCTGTGAAGGTCAGTGTGGAAGCGGGCATTGCCTGGGTCACATTCAACCGGCCCGAGAAGCGCAACGCGATGAACCCCACGCTGAACGCCGAGATGGTGCAGGTGCTGGAAGAACTGGAGCTGGATGCGGACGCCAAGGTGCTGGTGCTGACCGGCGCCGGTGACGCCTGGACGGCGGGCATGGATCTGAAGGAATACTTCCGTGAAGTGGATGCCGGCCCCGAGATCCTGCAGGAGAAGATCCGCCGCGATGCCTCGCAGTGGCAATGGCGGCTCCTGCGCATGTACAGCAAGCCGACCATCGCGATGGTCAACGGCTGGTGCTTTGGCGGCGGTTTCTCGCCGCTGGTGGCCTGCGACCTGGCGATCGCCGCCGACGAGGCCACCTTCGGCCTGTCGGAGATCAACTGGGGCATTCCGCCCGGAAACCTGGTCAGCAAGGCGATGGCCGATACGGTCGGTCACCGCAAGGCGCTGCACTACATCATGACGGGCGACACCTTCACCGGCAGCGAGGCCGCGGCGATGGGCCTGGTCAACGAAAGCGTGCCGCGTGCCCAGCTGCGCGAGCACACGATCGCGCTGGCCGGGAAGCTGCTCGAGAAGAACCCGGTGGTGCTGCGCGCGGCCAAGATCGGCTTCAAGCGCAGCCGCGAGCTGACGTGGGAGCAGAACGAGGACTACCTGTACGCGAAGCTCGACCAGGCGCAGCTGCGCGATCCCGAACACGGGCGCGAGCAGGGCCTGAAGCAATTCCTCGACGACAAGTCGATCAAGCCCGGCCTGCAGGCCTACAAGCGCGCCTGA
- the hisN gene encoding histidinol-phosphatase, whose translation MEPQVDAAELRPLSAFASKLADVARARAMHYFRSDVEIAIKTDASPVTRADREIESELRSLIANRYPHHAFFGEESGGSIGAGLGWVIDPIDGTKSFICGVPLFGCLIALLEDGKPVLGLIEMPALRERWVGYAGRTTFNETPARVNACTSLKDARLFATSPDMFDGQDADAFSALSREVGMRRFGTDCYAYGLLASGLCDLVVEANLEIYDVVALVPVIENAGGIVTDWNGRPIDKDFSGRLLAAATPALHRQAMAALRRR comes from the coding sequence ATGGAGCCTCAAGTGGACGCTGCCGAACTCCGGCCCCTGTCCGCGTTTGCCAGCAAGTTGGCCGACGTCGCCCGCGCCAGAGCCATGCATTACTTCCGGTCCGACGTGGAGATCGCAATCAAAACGGACGCGAGTCCCGTCACCCGGGCCGACCGGGAAATCGAGTCGGAACTCCGGTCGCTGATTGCCAACCGGTACCCGCACCATGCCTTTTTCGGCGAAGAATCCGGCGGCTCCATCGGCGCCGGGCTCGGCTGGGTCATCGACCCCATCGACGGCACGAAGAGCTTTATCTGCGGCGTACCACTGTTCGGCTGCCTCATTGCCCTGCTTGAAGACGGCAAGCCGGTGCTTGGCTTGATCGAAATGCCGGCGCTGCGCGAACGCTGGGTCGGGTATGCCGGACGGACCACCTTCAACGAAACACCGGCGCGCGTGAACGCATGCACATCGCTGAAGGACGCGCGGCTCTTTGCCACCTCGCCAGACATGTTCGACGGCCAGGATGCGGACGCCTTCTCCGCCCTCAGTCGCGAAGTCGGGATGCGCAGATTTGGCACCGATTGCTATGCCTATGGGCTGCTCGCCTCCGGGCTTTGCGACTTGGTCGTGGAAGCCAACCTCGAGATCTACGACGTCGTGGCGCTGGTGCCGGTCATCGAGAACGCGGGCGGCATCGTGACGGACTGGAACGGGCGGCCTATCGACAAGGATTTTTCAGGCCGGTTGCTGGCGGCAGCGACACCGGCGCTGCACCGTCAGGCGATGGCAGCGCTCAGACGCCGATGA